One Paralichthys olivaceus isolate ysfri-2021 chromosome 8, ASM2471397v2, whole genome shotgun sequence genomic region harbors:
- the LOC138411155 gene encoding uncharacterized protein — protein sequence MLNPQWLNWSVSGCREGNPVAWSNATLAPEQGPHTARDWVQSLGKETEEILRQTERMRLERLTCGTELERAGSAGPRSAVKPMGPAPGSAGKLTPPVPALRSAGKPRPPVPVPRSAVKPTPPGPTPLPVPVSAEMLTPPVPVPRSAGKPTPPGPTPLPVPVSAEKLTPPVPALRSAGKPRPPVPVPRSAVKPTPPGPTPLPVPVSAEKLTPPVPVPRSAGKPTPPGPAPLPAPRSAEKLTPPVPVPRSAGSPVRRRPPAEGSKVPVRRRPPAPGAKVPVRRRPPAPGAKVPVRRRPPAPGAKVPVRRRPPAPGSKVPVRRRPPAPGSKVPLRRRPPAPGSKVPVRRRPPSRPPEGCRVPRRPPARPPERLSRWAGFLPWPDGRGGSSSGRIAPGPEFDGGGMWR from the exons ATGCTAAACCCTCAATGGTTGaactggtctgtctctggctgtcgtgaggggaaccccgtggcgtggtcAAACGCCACACTGGCAcctgaacagggacctcacacagccaggGACTGGGTACAATCGTTGgggaaggagacggaggagatcctgag gcagacggagaggatgaggcttgaGCGCCTCACCTGCGGCACCGAGCTGGAGAGGGCGGGGAGCGCTGGTCCccgatcggcggtgaagccgatgggtccggctccagggtcagcggggaagctgacgcctccggttccagcgctgaggtcggcggggaagccgagacctccggttccggtgcctcggtcggcggtgaagccgacacctcccgggccgactcctcttcctgttcccgtgtcagcggagatgctgacgcctccggtcccggtaccgaggtcggcggggaagccgacacctcccggaccgactcctcttcctgttcccgtgtcagcggagaagctgacgcctccggttccagcgctgaggtcggcggggaagccgagacctccggttccggtgcctcggtcggcggtgaagccgacacctcccgggccgactcctcttcctgttcccgtgtcagcggagaagctgacgcctccggtcccggtgccgaggtcggcggggaagccgacacctccgggtcctgctcctcttcctgcgccgaggtcagcggagaagctgacgcctccggtcccggtgccgaggtcggcggggtctcccgtgcggcggcgcccacctgctgaggggtccaaggtgcccgtgcggcggcgcccacctgctccgggggccaaggtgcccgtgcggcggcgcccacctgctccgggggccaaggtgcccgtgcggcggcgcccacctgctccgggggccaaggtgcccgtgcggcggcgcccacctgctccggggtccaaggtgcccgtgcggcggcgcccacctgctccggggtccaaggtgcccttgcggcggcgcccacctgctccggggtccaaggtgcccgtgcggcggcgcccaccttccaggccgcctGAGGGATGCCGCGTCCCGCgacgcccacctgctcgacccccggagcgcctcagtcggtgggctgggttcctcccctggccggatgggaggggggggagtagttcaggccggatagctcccgggCCTGAATTtgacggtgggggtatgtggaggtga